From the genome of Corallococcus exiguus:
GTCATGCCGGGCGACAACATCGCCATCGAGGTGGAGCTCATCACCCCGGTCGCGATGGAGAAGGAGCTCCGGTTCGCCGTTCGCGAGGGTGGCCGTACGGTGGGCGCCGGCGTCGTTGCGGAGATCATCGCCTAGTCGGCTTCCCGCCGACCGGCTTTCACGGGCACTGAGTTGCGGAGGGGAGGGCTGCTTTTGTAGCCTTCCCTTCTCGCATCTGGTGAAATGAACCATGCCTAAGGGTAATCGCTCCATCATCTCGCTCGAGTGCACCACGTGCAAAGAGCGGAACTACACGACCACGAAGAACAAGCGGAAGAGCCAGGACAAGCTTGAGCTGAGCAAGTTTTGCCCTCGCTGCCGCAAGCACACGGACCACAAGGAAGGCAAGGTCTAGGTCGTCGGTTTCCATGAAGGTTTAGGCCAGTAGCTCCAACGGTAGAGCAGCGGTCTCCAAATCCGCGTGTTGGGGGTTCGAATCCCTCCTGGCCTGCCAGCTTCAGTACAGGGACCCCCGGTACCGAGCGGTGCCGGGGGTCCCTGCCTTTTCGCAGTCCCGCTTCCGCACTCCCTCGTGAGGCACCATGGCGACGGCATCTGAGGCCAGCCAGCAGGCTAACCGCTCGGGCATCGACCCCAAGCGGCTCGTGGTCATCTTCTATCTCGTCACCGGCATCGTCCTGGCCCTCTTCCTGGAGCACGTCTTCGGGTTGCTCTGGAGCCGGTTCGGCTGGAGCGACGTGGAGCTCTTCGAAGGCCTCGGCTGGCGTGTGTCGACGCTGGTGGGCTACGTGGTCGCCCTCGCCCTGGTGCTGGCGGCCTACTTTCACCCCCGCACGCACACCCTCTCCATCGACGTGGCGTCCGAGTTGATGAAGGTCACCTGGCCTACCTGGTCGGAGACTCGCGCGTCGACCATGGCCGTGGTCGTCGCCTCGCTGGTGGCGGCCGTTCTGCTCTTCTGCATCGACACCGTCGCCTACAACTTGATGGTGGAGTGGCTGCCTGCCCTGTGGGGGAAGCTGTAATGGCGAAGAAATGGTTCACGGTCCAGACCTACTCGAACTACGAGAACCAGGCGAAGAAGAACCTGGAAGAGCAGGTGCGCCTCAAGGGCCTGCAGGACCAGGATCTGATTGGTGAGATCCTCATCCCCATGGAGCAGGTCGTGGAGATGGTGAACGGCGAGAAGAAGACCACCCGCCGCAAGCTGTTTCCGGGCTACATCTTCGTCCAGATGGAGCTCAGCGACACCACCGTCCACCTGGTGAAGAACACCTCCAAGGTGACGGGGTTCCCGGGCGTCGGTCAGAACGAGCAGCCCCGGCCCATGTCGGACCGCGAGGTCGAGCGTCTCACCGCGCAGGTCACCGAGGGCGCCCACAAGGCCAAGCCCAAGGTCCAGTTCGAGACCAGCGACACGGTGCGCGTCATCGACGGTCCGTTCGCCAACTTCAATGGCACCGTGGAAGAGGTCAACCCGGAGAAGGGCCGCGTGCGCGTGCTCGTCAGCATCTTCGGCCGTGCGACCCCCGTGGAGCTCGACTTCATGCAGGTGGAGAAGACCACCGGCTAGTTTCACAAGTCTTCCGCGCCCGGGTGACGGGCGCGGATCAACGGGTGGGAGGGTCGCCCCGTCTGGCGGCCCGTTGGAACCACCCTCTCGAAAGGCAGCAGTCCGCCGATGAAGAAGGTCACAGGTCAGGTCAAGTTGCAGATTCCCGCCGGCAAGGCGAACCCCGCCCCGCCGATTGGTCCCGCGCTCGGTCAGCAGGGCGTGAACATCATGGAGTTCTGCAAGCAGTTCAACGCCAAGACGCAGGCGGAGGCCAAGGAGGGTCTGATCATCCCGGTGATCATCACCGTGTATCAGGACCGCTCCTTCACCTTCATCCTGAAGACCCCTCCCGCCGCCATCCTCATCAAGAAGGCCGCGGGTCTCCACACGGAGAAGAAGAAGGGTTCGGGCGCGAAGAAGCCGGGCAAGGAGAAGGTGGGGCAGATCACTCGCAAGCAGCTCGAGGAGATCGCCAACAAGAAGATCCAGGACACCACCGCCGCGTCCCTCGAAGCCTGCATGAACACCATTGCCGGCACCGCGCGCTCCATGGGCATCGACGTCGTCGGTTAGCCCGCCCTACATCTCAAGGATTCCTGCCATGGCTACCAATGGAAAGAAGTTCCGCGCGTCCAACGAGCTGGTGGACCGCAACAAGCGCTACGCCGTCGCCGAGGGCTTCGCGCTGCTGAAGAAGACGGTGGATACCCGCGCGACCAAGTACGACCAGACGGTCGACGTCGCCATCAACCTGGGCGTGGACCCGAAGCACGCGGACCAGATGGTCCGTGGCGCCGTGGTGCTCCCGCACGGCACCGGCGCCACCGTGCGCGTGGCCGTGTTCGCCAAGGGCGAGCGCGCCACCGAGGCCACCAACGCAGGCGCGGACATTGTCGGCGCCGAGGACCTCCAGAAGCGCATCGAGGAGGGCTTCCTCGACTTCGACACCGTCATCGCGACGCCGGACATGATGGGCATCGTCGGCCGCCTCGGTAAGGTGCTCGGTCCCCGTGGCCTCATGCCGAACCCGAAGGTCGGCACGGTGACCATGGACGTCGCCAAGGCCATCCGCGACTCCAAGGGCGGTAAGGTCGACTTCCGCGCTGAGAAGGCGGGCATCGTCCACGCGAAGATGGGCAAGGCCTCCTTCCCCGCAGACAAGCTCGAGGCGAACTTCAACGCGCTGGTGGACCTGGTGATGAAGCTCAAGCCGGCCACCGCCAAGGGCGTGTACCTGCAGGGCATCGCCATCTCGACGACCATGGGGCCGGGCATCAAGCTCGACACCACGGAAATCCTGGCGCGTCACCGCTAATCGCGGGTGCCAGAACGGGCAGGGAAGGGTGCGCTCCCTGACGGGGAGCGTCAATCCTGTCGCCCGCGAACGTCGGTCCGTTAGAAAGTGCTGGATCTTTGCGAAAGCCGGGGGTATAGGCCCCCGGCTTTTGCAATTGGGGCGCCATGTCGAGAGACGCGGCGTTCCGACCTGGTTCATGACAGCAGGGACCTGGATTGGAGAAGACGCGTCCGTTGGGAACCGGGCAACCGGTCGGGCCGTCTATCCGCTCCTGGTTCAAACGACCGCAAGGTCAGCCCTGCCGAGACTGGAGGTGCGGTGTGGTGCCTCTCGGAGGCTCCTCTCTCGCTCTGCCACTTTGGCCCAGGCATCACGCCCGACCGTCAGGTCGGGCCATGAAGGAGGTGAGTCAAGGTGCTGAAGAGCGAGAAGGAAGAGATGATCAAGGACCTTCACGAGAAGTTTGCGCGGACCAAGACCGCGGTGCTCGTGGAGTCCTCCAAGGTGAACGTCGAGACCGTCACCAAGCTGCGTCGCAAGTTCCGCGAGGGCAAGGTCGAGTACAAGGTCATCAAGAACACGCTGGCGCGCCGTGCCGCTCAGGGTACGACCGTCTCCGCGATTTCTGATGACTTCACGGGTCCCGTGGCGCTGTGCATCAGCTACGACGACGAGGTGGCTCCTGCGAAGATCCTGATGGATTTCATCAAGGACATGGAGACCATCAAGGTCCGTAGCGCCGTCGTCGCCGGTAAAAAGGTCGACGCCAACGGCGTGAAGGCACTGGCGAAGCTGCCGGGCCTCAATGAGCTGCGCGGGATGTTGCTCGGCATGCTCAACCAGCCTGCAGGCAAGCTGGTCCGGACCATCGCGGCCCCCGGGTCGCAGCTCGCGCGCGTCATCCAAGCGCACGCGGACAAGGCGCAGGGTCAGTAATCGTCCCGAGAAGTTTTTCTACCGCAACCTCTTCGGCCGAGCCGCCCAAATGGGTCGCCGGCCGTTAGTCAACCAGAAGGAACAGTTCCATGGCCGATTTGAACGCGATTGCTGAAGAACTCTCGAAGCTCACCGTCCTCGAGGCGGGCGAGCTCGTGAAGATGCTGGAGAACAAGTGGGGCGTTTCCGCCGCCGCCGTGGCCGTTGCCTCCGCGGGCCCCGCCGCCGCCGCCGCTCCTGTTGAGGAGAAGACGGAGTTCAACGTGGTGCTGGCGAACGCCGGCGCCAACAAGATCAACGTCATCAAGGAGATCCGCGCCATCACCGGCCTGGGCCTGAAGGAGGCCAAGGACCTGGTCGAGGGCGCGCCCAAGACGGTCAAGGAAAGCGTCAACAAGGACGACGCCAAGAAGATCAAGGACCAGCTCGTCGCCGCTGGCGCCACCGTCGAGATCAAGTAGTTCTGTGCAGGGGCTACCCTGTTCTTCCGGGAAATCCCGGGTAGCCGCCTGATCGGATGAGCAGGCCGGCGCTCCCTATGCTGGGGCGCCGGCTTTGCCCATTTGACATTTGCCAAATTTCCCGGCGCCGCCGCGCGTTACTGAAGTTTGCCCCGCCCGAGCAGCCGTCCCCGGAGACCGAATGCCGACGCAGATCCAGAACAATTTCCGCGTGCGGAAGACCTTCGCCAAAATCGCGAAGATCATCGACATTCCCAATCTCATCAACATCCAGAAGCAATCCTACGAGAAGTTCCTCCAGGCCGACATCGCCCCGGAGAAGCGTGAGGATCTTGGCCTTCAGGGTGTCTTCAAGTCCGTCTTCCCGATCCGGGACTTCAACGAGACCTCCTCGCTGGAGTTTGTCAGCTATCACCTGGAGAAGCCGAAGTACGACGTCGATGAGTGCCACCAGCGTGGAATGACCTACTCGGCGCCTATCAAGGTCGTCGTGCGCCTGGTCGTCTGGGACAAGGACGAGGAGACCGGCGCCCAGTCCATCCGCGACGTGAAGGAGCAAGAGGTCTACTTCGGCGAAATCCCGCTGATGACCCAGAACGGTACGTTCATCATCAACGGCACCGAGCGTGTCGTGGTGAGCCAGCTGCACCGCAGCCCGGGTGCGTTCTTCGACCACGACAAGGGCAAGAGCCACTCGTCGGGCAAGCTGCTCTACAACGCCCGCATCATCCCGTACCGCGGCTCGTGGATCGACTTCGAGTTCGACCACAAGGACCTGCTGTACGTGCGCATCGACCGGCGCCGCAAGCTGCCGGCCACCGTGCTCATCCGCGCCCTGGGCGCCGTCGGTGACACGGCGAAGAAGAACCCGCTCGACTTCAAGGGTTCGACCGAGGAGATCCTCAACTACTACTACGCCACCGAGACCATCTACCTGCAGAGCGCCGCGGACTTCGAGAAGTCCGTCGAGCTGGAACTCCTGCCGGGTCAGCGCGCCACGCGCGACATCAAGACCAAGTCCGGTGAGTTGATCGTCAAGAAGAACCGCAAGTTCACGCGCGCCGCCATCAAGAAGCTTGAGGCGGCGAAGATGACCAAGCTGCCCATCGACGCGGACGAGCTCTTCACCAAGGTGTCCGCCTACGACGTGGTGGACGAGAACACCGGTGAGGTCATCCTCGAGTGCAACGAGGAGGTCTCGCAGGAGAAGGTGGACGAGCTCCTCAAGCGCGAAATCAAGGAGTTCAAGGTCCTCTTCATCGACAACCTCAACGTGGGTCCGTACCTGCGTGAGACGTTGATGCTGGACAAGATCGAGTCGCCCGAGCAGGCGATCATGGAGATCTACCGGCGTCTGCGCCCGGGTGATCCCCCGACGCCGGAGACGGCGACGAACCTGTTCAGCAACCTGTTCTTCAACCCGGAGCGCTACGACCTGTCCAAGGTCGGCCGCCTCAAGCTGAACTTCAAGTTCAGCCTCGAGGAGCCCCTCGACGGTCAGATCCTGACCAAGCGCGACATCCTAGAGGTCATCCGCTACCTGATCGACCTGAAGAACGGCAAGGGGACGATCGACGACATCGACCACCTGGGCAACCGCCGCGTCCGCGCGGTGGGCGAGCTCCTGGAGAACCAGTACCGCATCGGCCTCGTCCGCATGGAGCGCGCGATCAAGGAGCGCATGAGCCTCCAGGAGATCGAGACGCTCATGCCGCACGACCTGATCAACGCCAAGCCGGTGACGGCGGTGATCAAGGAGTTCTTCGGGTCCAGCCAGCTGTCGCAGTTCATGGACCAGACGAACCCGCTCTCGGAAGTCACGCACAAGCGCCGTCTGTCGGCCCTTGGGCCTGGCGGCCTCACGCGTGAGCGCGCGGGCTTCGAAGTCCGCGACGTGCACCCGACGCACTACGGCCGCATCTGCCCCATCGAGACGCCGGAAGGCCCGAACATCGGCCTCATCGCGTCGCTGTCGACCTACGCGCGCGTCAACGAGTTCGGCTTCGTGGAGACGCCGTACCGCAAGGTGGACGCGGGCAGCGTGACGGGGGACGTGGCCTTCTACTCGGCGCTCGAGGAGGAGAAGCACACCATCGCCCAGGCGAACGCGGAGACGGACAAGAAGGGCAAGTTCGTCAACGAGCTGGTGCAGAGCCGCCGCAGCGGCGAGTTCGTCCAGGTCAAGGCCGAGGACGTGGACCTGATGGACGTGTCCCCGAACCAGCTGGTGTCGGTGGCCGCCTCCCTCATCCCGTTCCTGGAGAACGACGACGCGAACCGCGCGCTCATGGGCTCCAACATGCAGCGCCAGGCCGTGCCGCTGCTGCGCACGTCCGCGCCGCTCGTGGGTACGGGCATCGAGGCCATCGTCGCGCGCGACTCGGGCGTGACGTGCGTGGCCCGCCGTGACGGCGTCGTGGAGTCGGTGGACGCCGGCCGCATCGTGGTGAAGGCGGACTCCAACGCGGCCCTGAGCGACGTGTCCAGCGAAGTGGACATCTACAACCTGCTCAAGTACCAGCGCTCCAACCAGAACACGTGCCTCAACCAGAAGCCCATCATCCGCAAGGGTGACCGGGTGAAGAAGGGCGACGTGATCGCGGACGGCCCGGCCACCGAGACCGGTGAGCTGGCGCTGGGACAGAACATCGTCGTCGCGTTCATGCCGTGGCAGGGCTACAACTTCGAAGACTCCATCCTGCTCAGCGAGCGCATCCTCAAGGAGGACGTCTTCACGTCCATCCACATCGAGGAGTTCGAGTGCATCGCGCGCGACACCAAGCTGGGCAAGGAGGAGATCACCCGCGACATCCCGAACGTGGGTGAGGAAGCCCTCAAGGACCTGGACGAGAGCGGCATCATCCGCATCGGCGCCGAGGTGAAGCCCGGCGACGTGCTGGTGGGCAAGATCACTCCGAAGGGCGAGACCCAGCTCTCCCCGGAAGAGAAGCTGCTGCGCGCCATCTTCGGTGAGAAGGCCGGCGACGTGCGCGACAGCTCGCTGCGCGTGCCCCCGGGCGTTGTCGGCACCGTCATCAACGCCAAGGTGTTCAGCC
Proteins encoded in this window:
- the rplL gene encoding 50S ribosomal protein L7/L12, coding for MADLNAIAEELSKLTVLEAGELVKMLENKWGVSAAAVAVASAGPAAAAAPVEEKTEFNVVLANAGANKINVIKEIRAITGLGLKEAKDLVEGAPKTVKESVNKDDAKKIKDQLVAAGATVEIK
- the rpoB gene encoding DNA-directed RNA polymerase subunit beta; this encodes MPTQIQNNFRVRKTFAKIAKIIDIPNLINIQKQSYEKFLQADIAPEKREDLGLQGVFKSVFPIRDFNETSSLEFVSYHLEKPKYDVDECHQRGMTYSAPIKVVVRLVVWDKDEETGAQSIRDVKEQEVYFGEIPLMTQNGTFIINGTERVVVSQLHRSPGAFFDHDKGKSHSSGKLLYNARIIPYRGSWIDFEFDHKDLLYVRIDRRRKLPATVLIRALGAVGDTAKKNPLDFKGSTEEILNYYYATETIYLQSAADFEKSVELELLPGQRATRDIKTKSGELIVKKNRKFTRAAIKKLEAAKMTKLPIDADELFTKVSAYDVVDENTGEVILECNEEVSQEKVDELLKREIKEFKVLFIDNLNVGPYLRETLMLDKIESPEQAIMEIYRRLRPGDPPTPETATNLFSNLFFNPERYDLSKVGRLKLNFKFSLEEPLDGQILTKRDILEVIRYLIDLKNGKGTIDDIDHLGNRRVRAVGELLENQYRIGLVRMERAIKERMSLQEIETLMPHDLINAKPVTAVIKEFFGSSQLSQFMDQTNPLSEVTHKRRLSALGPGGLTRERAGFEVRDVHPTHYGRICPIETPEGPNIGLIASLSTYARVNEFGFVETPYRKVDAGSVTGDVAFYSALEEEKHTIAQANAETDKKGKFVNELVQSRRSGEFVQVKAEDVDLMDVSPNQLVSVAASLIPFLENDDANRALMGSNMQRQAVPLLRTSAPLVGTGIEAIVARDSGVTCVARRDGVVESVDAGRIVVKADSNAALSDVSSEVDIYNLLKYQRSNQNTCLNQKPIIRKGDRVKKGDVIADGPATETGELALGQNIVVAFMPWQGYNFEDSILLSERILKEDVFTSIHIEEFECIARDTKLGKEEITRDIPNVGEEALKDLDESGIIRIGAEVKPGDVLVGKITPKGETQLSPEEKLLRAIFGEKAGDVRDSSLRVPPGVVGTVINAKVFSRKGVEKDERAKQIESMEEAKLLKDQNDEIKVLQDSAYSRLRGLVRGKEVQGKLVDDKGKILLKKGDILNDELLATVPYKYWGEISVGDPLDARLRDILRSLEETKEAVKLAFGEKIARIKKGDELPPGVIKMVKVYVAIKRKLAVGDKMAGRHGNKGVVSRVLPEEDMPYLEDGRPVDIVLNPLGVPSRMNIGQILEVHLGWAAKGVGEQLQRYIEENFSGEQLKKQLKTVYDDKAFGDFVDGLSDQEVQDLCRRLKKGIHVATPVFDGARETELHALFDEGRLPRSGQMVLFDGRTGEPFDQNVTVGVMYMLKLHHLVDEKIHARSIGPYSLVTQQPLGGKAQFGGQRLGEMEVWAMEAYGAAYTLQEFLTVKSDDVVGRTRMYEAIVKGDNVLESGLPESFNVLLKELQSLALDVELLESAPPERQRSFGGDFLGGGDGEDRKSGTEA
- the secE gene encoding preprotein translocase subunit SecE produces the protein MATASEASQQANRSGIDPKRLVVIFYLVTGIVLALFLEHVFGLLWSRFGWSDVELFEGLGWRVSTLVGYVVALALVLAAYFHPRTHTLSIDVASELMKVTWPTWSETRASTMAVVVASLVAAVLLFCIDTVAYNLMVEWLPALWGKL
- the rpmG gene encoding 50S ribosomal protein L33, which codes for MPKGNRSIISLECTTCKERNYTTTKNKRKSQDKLELSKFCPRCRKHTDHKEGKV
- the rplA gene encoding 50S ribosomal protein L1, which codes for MATNGKKFRASNELVDRNKRYAVAEGFALLKKTVDTRATKYDQTVDVAINLGVDPKHADQMVRGAVVLPHGTGATVRVAVFAKGERATEATNAGADIVGAEDLQKRIEEGFLDFDTVIATPDMMGIVGRLGKVLGPRGLMPNPKVGTVTMDVAKAIRDSKGGKVDFRAEKAGIVHAKMGKASFPADKLEANFNALVDLVMKLKPATAKGVYLQGIAISTTMGPGIKLDTTEILARHR
- the rplJ gene encoding 50S ribosomal protein L10, giving the protein MLKSEKEEMIKDLHEKFARTKTAVLVESSKVNVETVTKLRRKFREGKVEYKVIKNTLARRAAQGTTVSAISDDFTGPVALCISYDDEVAPAKILMDFIKDMETIKVRSAVVAGKKVDANGVKALAKLPGLNELRGMLLGMLNQPAGKLVRTIAAPGSQLARVIQAHADKAQGQ
- the nusG gene encoding transcription termination/antitermination protein NusG, producing the protein MAKKWFTVQTYSNYENQAKKNLEEQVRLKGLQDQDLIGEILIPMEQVVEMVNGEKKTTRRKLFPGYIFVQMELSDTTVHLVKNTSKVTGFPGVGQNEQPRPMSDREVERLTAQVTEGAHKAKPKVQFETSDTVRVIDGPFANFNGTVEEVNPEKGRVRVLVSIFGRATPVELDFMQVEKTTG
- the rplK gene encoding 50S ribosomal protein L11 — its product is MKKVTGQVKLQIPAGKANPAPPIGPALGQQGVNIMEFCKQFNAKTQAEAKEGLIIPVIITVYQDRSFTFILKTPPAAILIKKAAGLHTEKKKGSGAKKPGKEKVGQITRKQLEEIANKKIQDTTAASLEACMNTIAGTARSMGIDVVG
- a CDS encoding EF-Tu C-terminal domain-related protein, with translation VMPGDNIAIEVELITPVAMEKELRFAVREGGRTVGAGVVAEIIA